A single genomic interval of Orcinus orca chromosome 19, mOrcOrc1.1, whole genome shotgun sequence harbors:
- the CCR10 gene encoding C-C chemokine receptor type 10, with amino-acid sequence MCGRGRCVVEACLIRSLFSFWPSQVSWGPYSGDDEEAYSAEPLPELCYKADVQAFSRAFQPSVSLTVAALGLAGNGLVLATHLAARRAARSPTSAHLLQLALADLLLALTLPFAAAGALQGWSLGSVTCRAISGLYSASFHAGFLFLACISADRYVAIARALPAGPRPPVPGRAHLVSVIVWLLSLLLALPALLFSQDGQREGQRRCRLIFPEGLTQTVKGVSAVAQVVLGFALPLGVMAACYALLGRTLLATRGPERRRALRVVVALVAAFVVLQLPYSLALLLDTADLLAARERSCPASKRKDLALLVTGGLALARCGLNPVLYAFLGLRFRQDLRRLLRGRGCSPGPHQRGRCPLRPRLSSCSAPTETNSISFWDY; translated from the coding sequence ATGTGTGGGAGGGGGAGGTGTGTGGTGGAGGCATGCCTCATAAggtctctcttctcattttggcCTTCCCAGGTCTCCTGGGGCCCCTACTCCGGGGACGATGAGGAGGCATACTCGGCTGAGCCGCTGCCAGAACTCTGCTACAAGGCCGATGTCCAGGCCTTCAGTCGGGCCTTCCAACCCAGTGTCTCCCTGACGGTGGCTGCGCTGGGTCTGGCTGGCAATGGCCTGGTCCTGGCCACGCACCTGGCGGCGCGACGCGCTGCCCGCTCGCCCACCTCCGCCCACCTGCTCCAGCTGGCCCTGGCCGACCTTCTGCTGGCCCTGACCCTGCCCTTTGCCGCAGCCGGGGCTCTGCAGGGCTGGAGTCTGGGAAGTGTCACCTGCCGCGCCATCTCGGGCCTCTATTCGGCCTCCTTCCACGCCGGCTTCCTCTTCCTGGCCTGTATCAGCGCCGACCGCTATGTGGCCATCGCGCGGGCCCTCCCAGCTGGACCGAGGCCCCCGGTGCCGGGCCGTGCACACTTGGTCTCAGTCATCGTGTGGTTGTTGTCGCTGCTCCTGGCGCTGCCTGCTCTCCTTTTCAGCCAGGACGGGCAGCGAGAAGGCCAGCGGCGCTGCCGTCTCATTTTCCCCGAGGGCCTCACGCAGACGGTGAAGGGGGTGAGCGCCGTGGCGCAGGTGGTCCTGGGCTTCGCGCTGCCGCTGGGCGTTATGGCGGCCTGCTACGCGCTCCTGGGCCGCACGCTGCTGGCCACCAGGGGGCCCGAGCGCCGGCGCGCGCTGCGCGTCGTGGTGGCCCTGGTGGCTGCCTTCGTGGTGCTGCAGCTGCCCTACAGTCTCGCCCTGCTATTGGATACTGCCGACCTCCTGGCGGCCCGCGAGCGGAGCTGCCCCGCCAGCAAGCGCAAGGATCTGGCACTGCTGGTGACCGGGGGCTTGGCCCTCGCCCGCTGCGGTCTCAACCCCGTGCTCTACGCCTTTCTGGGCCTGCGCTTCCGCCAGGACCTGCGGAGGCTGCTACGGGGTCGAGGCTGTAGTCCAGGGCCTCACCAGCGCGGCCGCTGCCCCCTCCGGCCCCGCCTTTCTTCCTGCTCGGCTCCCACGGAGACCAACAGTATCTCCTTCTGGGACTACTAG
- the PLEKHH3 gene encoding pleckstrin homology domain-containing family H member 3 isoform X1 — MPLPGGLWWLLCCRRGFTLLHRDYGDGELSGDGDEDEDEETFELRTPSPAGGGRGPLDVALTQPVRSGPVSDRLQSWEETRSLIPEKGPAEDDPDVVVKGWLYREPRGGGARPWLPPRRAWFVLTRDSLDQFSSSGKGARRLGSLVLTSLCSVTGPERRPKETGLWSVTVSGRKHSVRLCSPRQAEAERWGVALREVIASKAPLETPTQLLLRDIQESYGDPEAVALIYRRNPILRHTSGALYAPLLPLPYGVSAPGPGYAPLREEAVRLFLALQALEGARRPGPLMQGVLQTCRDLPALRDELFLQLAKQTSGPAGPPGPPATQDPAALRYWQLLTCMSCTFRPGGPVRGHLLGHLERTEQALPDSELAEYARFIRKALGRTRGRELVPSLAEISALSRRQELLCTVHCPGAGACPVAIDSHTTAGEVARELVGRLGLTRSRNAFALYEQRGAQERALAGGTLVADVLTRFENLAVEEAGLEDPPDSGWRLCLRLHGPLHPEGLSSDGHELPFLFEQAQALLLRGRPSPPDDTLRVQAALRLRSLHRDFSPRAPLPRLDRLLPTPAPPREDPLRPVPRPPRSAALLAGAIWSPALAKRRAERARRGGAGRTAGSVAREGGGGAGTAAAVLGGWKRLRGMGRAEAMAAYLALAAQCPGFGAARYDVLELSTEPGGGAPQKLCLGLGAKAMSLSRPGETQPVHSVSYGRVAACQLMGPHTLALRVGESQLLLQSPQVEEIMQLVNAYLANPSPERPSSSPPPCQDLPDTSPPSQHPGLDEPQGQSGCLGQLQD, encoded by the exons ATGCCTCTCCCCGGGggattgtggtggctcctctgcTGCCGTCGAGGCTTTACTCTTCTGCACCGGGACTACGGGGACGGCGAGCTTAGCGGGGACGGGGACGAAGACGAGGACGAGGAGACCTTTGAGCTACGGACCCCGAGTCCAGCGGGCGGCGGGAGG GGCCCCCTGGATGTGGCGCTGACTCAGCCTGTGAGGAGCGGTCCAGTCTCAGACAG GCTGCAAAGCTGGGAGGAGACACGGAGCCTCATCCCAGAGAAGGGGCCGGCAGAAGACGACCCAGACGTCGTCGTGAAAG GTTGGCTGTACCGCGAGCCCCGCGGAGGAGGGGCGCGGCCCTGGTTGCCCCCGCGCCGAGCCTGGTTCGTGCTCACCCGGGACTCCTTGGACCAGTTCAGCAGCAGCGGGAAGGGGGCGCGGCGCCTCGGGAGCCTCGTGCTCACCAGCCTGTGCTCGGTGACCGGCCCTGAGCGCAGGCCCAAGGAGACCG GTCTGTGGTCAGTGACAGTGTCTGGCCGGAAGCATAGCGTCCGGCTCTGCTCGCCCCGCCAGGCTGAGGCAGAGCGCTGGGGGGTGGCGCTGCGCGAAGTGATAGCCTCTAAGGCGCCGCTGGAGACCCCCACCCAGCTGCTGCTCAGGGACATTCAG GAGAGTTATGGGGACCCGGAAGCTGTGGCCCTTATTTACAGACGGAACCCAATTCTCAGGCACACTAGTGGGGCCCTGTATGCCCCACTCCTGCCCCTGCCCTACGGAGTCAGTGCCCCAG GTCCGGGCTACGCTCCCTTGCGCGAGGAGGCGGTGCGGCTGTTCCTGGCGCTGCAGGCCCTGGAGGGGGCGCGGCGCCCCGGGCCCCTGATGCAGGGTGTGCTCCAGACCTGCCGGGACCTGCCCGCGCTCCGAGATGAGCTCTTCCTGCAGCTGGCTAAGCAGACCTCGGGCCCCGCAGGCCCCCCCGGGCCTCCAGCTACCCAAGACCCCGCGGCCCTGCGGTACTGGCAGCTCCTCACTTGCATGAGCTGTACCTTCCGGCCTGGTGGACCTGTACGGGGGCACCTCCTGGGGCATCTGGAGAG GACTGAGCAGGCGCTTCCGGACTCGGAACTGGCGGAATATGCGCGCTTCATACGAAAAGCGCTGGGCCGGACGCGCGGCCGGGAGCTGGTGCCCTCGCTGGCAGAGATTTCCGCGCTGAGCCGACGGCAGGAGTTGTTGTGCACCGTGCACTGTCcgggggctggtgcctgccctGTGGCCATAGACTCCCACACCACGGCAGGAGAG GTTGCTCGAGAGCTGGTGGGGCGGCTGGGCTTGACCCGGAGCCGCAATGCATTCGCGCTGTACGAGCAGCGAGGGGCCCAGGAGCGAGCCCTGGCCGGGGGGACTCTCGTGGCCGACGTGCTCACCAGGTTTGAGAA CTTGGCGGTGGAGGAAGCCGGGCTGGAGGACCCGCCGGACTCCGGATGGAGACTGTGTCTGCGTCTTCACGGACCTCTGCACCCTGAGGGACTGTCCTCAGACGGTCACGAACTGCCCTTCCTCTTTGAGCAG GCTCAAGCTCTGCTGCTGCGCGGCCGTCCGTCCCCGCCCGACGACACGCTGCGCGTCCAGGCGGCGCTGCGCCTGCGGAGCCTGCACCGAGACTTCTCCCCGCGGGCGCCTCTGCCGCGCCTGGACCGCTTGCTGCCCACCCCGGCCCCGCCGCGTGAAGACCCTCTCCGCCCGGTGCCCAGGCCTCCCCGCTCCGCCGCCCTGCTGGCCGGGGCAATCTGGAGTCCGGCCCTGGCCAAGAGGCGGGCGGAGCGGGCCCGGCGCGGCGGGGCCGGCCGCACGGCGGGAAGCGTGGCCCGCGAGGGAGGAGGTGGCGCCGGCACAGCGGCTGCTGTGCTGGGAGGCTGGAAGCGGCTACGGGGCATGGGCCGAGCTGAGGCCATGGCTGCCTACCTGGCTCTGGCGGCGCAGTGTCCAGGGTTCGGCGCTGCTCGGTATGACGTTCTGGAGCTGAGCACG GAGCCTGGTGGGGGCGCTCCACAGAAGCTATGCCTGGGCCTGGGAGCCAAGGCCATGTCCCTCTCCCGACCGGGTGAGACACAGCCCGTTCACAGTGTCAGCTATGGCCGTGTGGCCGCCTGCCAACTAATGGGCCCCCACACCCTGGCATTGAGGGTGGGAGAGAGCCAGCTCCTCCTGCAGAGTCCCCAG GTGGAAGAGATCATGCAGCTGGTGAATGCCTACTTGGCCAACCCCTCCCCTGAGAGGCCCAGCAGTAGTCCTCCTCCATGCCAAGACCTGCCagacacctcccctcccagccagCACCCGGGCCTGGACGAGCCCCAGGGACAGTCTGGCTGTTTGGGGCAGCTGCAGGACTGA
- the PLEKHH3 gene encoding pleckstrin homology domain-containing family H member 3 isoform X2, whose product MPLPGGLWWLLCCRRGFTLLHRDYGDGELSGDGDEDEDEETFELRTPSPAGGGRGPLDVALTQPVRSGPVSDRLQSWEETRSLIPEKGPAEDDPDVVVKGWLYREPRGGGARPWLPPRRAWFVLTRDSLDQFSSSGKGARRLGSLVLTSLCSVTGPERRPKETGLWSVTVSGRKHSVRLCSPRQAEAERWGVALREVIASKAPLETPTQLLLRDIQESYGDPEAVALIYRRNPILRHTSGALYAPLLPLPYGVSAPGPGYAPLREEAVRLFLALQALEGARRPGPLMQGVLQTCRDLPALRDELFLQLAKQTSGPAGPPGPPATQDPAALRYWQLLTCMSCTFRPGGPVRGHLLGHLERTEQALPDSELAEYARFIRKALGRTRGRELVPSLAEISALSRRQELLCTVHCPGAGACPVAIDSHTTAGEVARELVGRLGLTRSRNAFALYEQRGAQERALAGGTLVADVLTSLAVEEAGLEDPPDSGWRLCLRLHGPLHPEGLSSDGHELPFLFEQAQALLLRGRPSPPDDTLRVQAALRLRSLHRDFSPRAPLPRLDRLLPTPAPPREDPLRPVPRPPRSAALLAGAIWSPALAKRRAERARRGGAGRTAGSVAREGGGGAGTAAAVLGGWKRLRGMGRAEAMAAYLALAAQCPGFGAARYDVLELSTEPGGGAPQKLCLGLGAKAMSLSRPGETQPVHSVSYGRVAACQLMGPHTLALRVGESQLLLQSPQVEEIMQLVNAYLANPSPERPSSSPPPCQDLPDTSPPSQHPGLDEPQGQSGCLGQLQD is encoded by the exons ATGCCTCTCCCCGGGggattgtggtggctcctctgcTGCCGTCGAGGCTTTACTCTTCTGCACCGGGACTACGGGGACGGCGAGCTTAGCGGGGACGGGGACGAAGACGAGGACGAGGAGACCTTTGAGCTACGGACCCCGAGTCCAGCGGGCGGCGGGAGG GGCCCCCTGGATGTGGCGCTGACTCAGCCTGTGAGGAGCGGTCCAGTCTCAGACAG GCTGCAAAGCTGGGAGGAGACACGGAGCCTCATCCCAGAGAAGGGGCCGGCAGAAGACGACCCAGACGTCGTCGTGAAAG GTTGGCTGTACCGCGAGCCCCGCGGAGGAGGGGCGCGGCCCTGGTTGCCCCCGCGCCGAGCCTGGTTCGTGCTCACCCGGGACTCCTTGGACCAGTTCAGCAGCAGCGGGAAGGGGGCGCGGCGCCTCGGGAGCCTCGTGCTCACCAGCCTGTGCTCGGTGACCGGCCCTGAGCGCAGGCCCAAGGAGACCG GTCTGTGGTCAGTGACAGTGTCTGGCCGGAAGCATAGCGTCCGGCTCTGCTCGCCCCGCCAGGCTGAGGCAGAGCGCTGGGGGGTGGCGCTGCGCGAAGTGATAGCCTCTAAGGCGCCGCTGGAGACCCCCACCCAGCTGCTGCTCAGGGACATTCAG GAGAGTTATGGGGACCCGGAAGCTGTGGCCCTTATTTACAGACGGAACCCAATTCTCAGGCACACTAGTGGGGCCCTGTATGCCCCACTCCTGCCCCTGCCCTACGGAGTCAGTGCCCCAG GTCCGGGCTACGCTCCCTTGCGCGAGGAGGCGGTGCGGCTGTTCCTGGCGCTGCAGGCCCTGGAGGGGGCGCGGCGCCCCGGGCCCCTGATGCAGGGTGTGCTCCAGACCTGCCGGGACCTGCCCGCGCTCCGAGATGAGCTCTTCCTGCAGCTGGCTAAGCAGACCTCGGGCCCCGCAGGCCCCCCCGGGCCTCCAGCTACCCAAGACCCCGCGGCCCTGCGGTACTGGCAGCTCCTCACTTGCATGAGCTGTACCTTCCGGCCTGGTGGACCTGTACGGGGGCACCTCCTGGGGCATCTGGAGAG GACTGAGCAGGCGCTTCCGGACTCGGAACTGGCGGAATATGCGCGCTTCATACGAAAAGCGCTGGGCCGGACGCGCGGCCGGGAGCTGGTGCCCTCGCTGGCAGAGATTTCCGCGCTGAGCCGACGGCAGGAGTTGTTGTGCACCGTGCACTGTCcgggggctggtgcctgccctGTGGCCATAGACTCCCACACCACGGCAGGAGAG GTTGCTCGAGAGCTGGTGGGGCGGCTGGGCTTGACCCGGAGCCGCAATGCATTCGCGCTGTACGAGCAGCGAGGGGCCCAGGAGCGAGCCCTGGCCGGGGGGACTCTCGTGGCCGACGTGCTCACCAG CTTGGCGGTGGAGGAAGCCGGGCTGGAGGACCCGCCGGACTCCGGATGGAGACTGTGTCTGCGTCTTCACGGACCTCTGCACCCTGAGGGACTGTCCTCAGACGGTCACGAACTGCCCTTCCTCTTTGAGCAG GCTCAAGCTCTGCTGCTGCGCGGCCGTCCGTCCCCGCCCGACGACACGCTGCGCGTCCAGGCGGCGCTGCGCCTGCGGAGCCTGCACCGAGACTTCTCCCCGCGGGCGCCTCTGCCGCGCCTGGACCGCTTGCTGCCCACCCCGGCCCCGCCGCGTGAAGACCCTCTCCGCCCGGTGCCCAGGCCTCCCCGCTCCGCCGCCCTGCTGGCCGGGGCAATCTGGAGTCCGGCCCTGGCCAAGAGGCGGGCGGAGCGGGCCCGGCGCGGCGGGGCCGGCCGCACGGCGGGAAGCGTGGCCCGCGAGGGAGGAGGTGGCGCCGGCACAGCGGCTGCTGTGCTGGGAGGCTGGAAGCGGCTACGGGGCATGGGCCGAGCTGAGGCCATGGCTGCCTACCTGGCTCTGGCGGCGCAGTGTCCAGGGTTCGGCGCTGCTCGGTATGACGTTCTGGAGCTGAGCACG GAGCCTGGTGGGGGCGCTCCACAGAAGCTATGCCTGGGCCTGGGAGCCAAGGCCATGTCCCTCTCCCGACCGGGTGAGACACAGCCCGTTCACAGTGTCAGCTATGGCCGTGTGGCCGCCTGCCAACTAATGGGCCCCCACACCCTGGCATTGAGGGTGGGAGAGAGCCAGCTCCTCCTGCAGAGTCCCCAG GTGGAAGAGATCATGCAGCTGGTGAATGCCTACTTGGCCAACCCCTCCCCTGAGAGGCCCAGCAGTAGTCCTCCTCCATGCCAAGACCTGCCagacacctcccctcccagccagCACCCGGGCCTGGACGAGCCCCAGGGACAGTCTGGCTGTTTGGGGCAGCTGCAGGACTGA
- the CNTNAP1 gene encoding contactin-associated protein 1 — protein MMRLRLFCILLAAVSGARGWGYYGCDEELVGPLYARSLGASSYYGLFTAPRFARLHGISGWSPRIGDPNPWLQIDLMKKHRIRAVATQGSFNSWDWVTHYMLLYGDRVDSWTPFYQRGHNATFFGNVNESAVVRHDLHYHFTARYIRIVPLAWNPRGKIGLRLGLYGCPYKSDVLYFDGDDAISYRFPRGVSRSLWDVFAFSFKTEEKDGLLLHAEGAQGDYVTLELQGAHLLLHMSLGSSPIQPRPGHTTVSAGGVLNDQHWHYVRVDRFGREANLTLDGYEQRFVLNGDFERLNLDTEMFIGGLVGAAQKNLAYRHNFRGCMENVIFNRVNIADLAVRRHSRITFEGKVAFRCLDPVPHPINFGGPHNFVQVPGFPRRGRLAVSFRFRTWDLTGLLLFSRLGNGLGHVELMLSEGQVNVSIVQTGRKKLQFAAGFRLNDGFWHEVNFVAQENHAVISIDDVEGAEVRVSYPLLIRTGTSYFFGGCPKPASRSGCHSNQTAFHGCMELLKVDGQLVNLTLVEGRRLGYYAEVLFDTCGITDRCSPNMCEHDGRCYQSWDDFICYCELTGYKGETCHQPLYKESCEAYRLSGKTSGNFTIDPDGSGPLKPFVVYCDIRENRAWTVVRHDRLWTTRVTGSSMERPFLGAVQYWNASWEEVSALANASQHCEQWIEFSCYNSRLLNTAGGYPYSFWIGRNEEQHFYWGGSQPGIQRCACGLDRSCVDPALHCNCDADQPQWRTDKGLLTFVDHLPVTQVVVGDTNRSNSEAQFFLRPLRCYGDRNSWNTIAFHTGAALRFPPIQANHSLDVSFYFRTSAPSGVFLENAGGPYCQWRRPYVRVELNTSRDVVFAFDVGNGDENLTVHSDDFEFNDDEWHLVRAEINVKQARLRVDHRPWVVRPMPLQTYIWLEYDQPLYVGSAELKRRPFVGCLRAMRLNGVTLNLEGRANASEGTSPNCTGHCAHPRFPCFHGGRCVERYSYYTCDCDLTAFDGPYCNHDIGGFFEPGTWMRYNLQSALRSAAREFSHMLSRPVPGYEPGYVPGYDTPGYAPGYHGPGYRLPDYPRPGRPVPGYRGPVYNVTGEEVSFSFSTHSAPAVLLYVSSFVRDYMAVLIKEDGTLQLRYQLGTSPYVYQLTTRPVTDGQPHSVNLTRVYRNLFIQVDYFPLTEQKFSLLVDSQLDSPKALYLGRVMETGVIDPEIQRYNTPGFSGCLSGVRFNNVAPLKSHFRTPRPMTSELAEALRVQGELSESNCGAMPRLVSEVPPELDPWYLPPDFPYYHDDGWVAVLLGFLVAFLLLGLVGMLVLFYLQNHRYKGSYHTNEPKATHDYHPGSKPPLPTSGPAQAPDPAPTPASTQVPAPAPGPRDQNLPQILEESRSE, from the exons ATGATGCGTCTCCGGCTCTTCTGCATCCTGCTCGCCGCGGTCTcgggagcccggggctggggcTACT ACGGCTGTGACGAGGAGCTGGTTGGGCCCCTGTATGCACGCTCCCTGGGTGCCTCCTCCTACTATGGGCTCTTCACCGCACCCCGTTTTGCCCGGCTGCACG GCATAAGCGGATGGTCTCCCCGGATTGGAGACCCAAATCCCTGGCTCCAGATCGACCTAATGAAGAAGCACCGGATCCGGGCTGTGGCCACGCAGGGCTCCTTTAACTCTTGGGACTGGGTCACACATTACATGCTGCTCTATGGCGACCGAGTGGACAGCTGGACACCGTTCTATCAGCGAGGGCACAACGCG ACCTTCTTCGGTAACGTGAACGAGTCGGCGGTGGTTCGCCACGACCTGCACTACCACTTCACGGCGCGCTACATCCGCATCGTGCCCTTGGCTTGGAACCCGCGCGGCAAGATCGGCCTGAGGCTCGGCCTCTACGGCTGCCCTTACA AGTCCGACGTGCTCTATTTCGATGGCGATGATGCCATCTCGTACCGCTTCCCGCGAGGGGTCAGCCGGAGTCTGTGGGACGTGTTCGCCTTCAGCTTCAAGACCGAAGAGAAGGACGGGCTCCTGTTGCACGCCGAGGGCGCCCAGGGCGACTACGTGACACTCGAGCTGCAGGGGGCGCACTTGCTGCTGCACATGAGCCTGG GCAGCAGCCCCATCCAGCCAAGGCCCGGTCACACAACCGTGAGCGCTGGTGGCGTCCTCAATGACCAGCACTGGCATTACGTACGCGTGGACCGATTTGGCCGCGAAGCAAATCTCACCCTGGACGGCTACGAGCAGCGCTTCGTGCTCAATGGCGACTTCGAGAGACTGAACCTGGACACCGAG ATGTTCATCGGAGGTCTGGTGGGCGCCGCGCAGAAGAACCTTGCCTATCGGCATAATTTCCGCGGCTGCATGGAAAACGTAATCTTCAACCGAGTCAACATCGCGGACCTGGCCGTGCGGCGCCATTCGCGGATCACCTTCGAG GGTAAGGTGGCATTCCGTTGCCTGGACCCGGTTCCTCACCCCATCAACTTTGGAGGCCCTCACAACTTCGTGCAAGTGCCTGGCTTCCCTCGCCGAGGCCGCCTCGCAGTCTCTTTTCGCTTCCGTACCTGGGATCTCACCGGGCTGCTACTTTTCTCCCGCCTGGGAAATGGGCTGGGCCACGTGGAGCTGATGCTCAGTGAAGGGCAGGTCAATGTGTCCATCGTGCAGACGGGCCGAAAGAAACTTCAGTTTGCTGCTG GGTTCCGCCTGAATGATGGCTTTTGGCACGAGGTGAATTTTGTGGCACAGGAAAACCATGCAGTCATCAGCATTGATGATGTGGAGGGGGCAGAGGTCAGGGTCTCATACCCACTGCTGATCCGGACAGGAACCTCATACTTCTTTGGAG GTTGTCCCAAGCCAGCCAGTCGATCGGGCTGCCACTCCAACCAGACGGCGTTCCATGGCTGCATGGAGCTGCTCAAGGTGGATGGTCAACTGGTCAACCTGACTCTGGTGGAGGGCCGGCGGCTTGGATACTATGCTGAGGTCCTCTTTGACACATGTGGCATCACTGATAG GTGCAGCCCTAATATGTGTGAGCATGACGGACGCTGCTACCAGTCTTGGGATGACTTCATCTGCTATTGTGAACTGACAGGCTACAAGGGGGAGACCTGCCACCAAC CTTTGTATAAGGAATCCTGTGAGGCTTATCGGCTCAGTGGGAAAACTTCCGGCAACTTCACCATTGATCCTGATGGGAGTGGCCCCCTGAAGCCATTTGTAGTGTACTGTGATATCCGAG agaaCCGGGCCTGGACAGTTGTGAGGCATGACAGGCTGTGGACAACTCGGGTGACAGGTTCTAGCATGGAGCGGCCATTCCTCGGGGCCGTCCAGTACTGGAATGCATCCTGGGAGGAAGTCAGTGCCCTGGCCAATGCTTCCCAGCACTGTGAACAGTGGATTGAGTTCTCCTGCTACAACTCCCGGCTGCTCAACACTGCAG GAGGCTACCCCTATAGCTTCTGGATCGGCCGCAATGAGGAGCAGCACTTCTACTGGGGTGGCTCGCAGCCCGGCATTCAGCGCTGTGCCTGTGGTCTGGACCGGAGCTGTGTGGACCCCGCTCTGCACTGTAACTGTGACGCCGACCAGCCCCAGTG GAGGACCGACAAGGGCCTGCTGACTTTTGTGGACCATTTGCCTGTCACTCAGGTGGTGGTGGGGGACACGAACCGTTCCAATTCTGAGGCCCAGTTCTTCCTGAGGCCTCTGCGCTGCTATGGTGATC GAAATTCCTGGAACACCATCGCCTTCCACACTGGGGCTGCACTGCGCTTTCCCCCAATCCAGGCCAACCACAGCCTTGATGTCTCCTTCTACTTCAGGACCTCGGCTCCCTCAGGAGTCTTCCTAGAGAATGCAGGGGGCCCTTACTGCCAGTGGCGCCGACCTTACGTGCGGGTGGAACTCAACA CATCCCGGGATGTGGTCTTCGCCTTCGACGTGGGGAATGGGGATGAGAACCTGACGGTGCACTCCGATGACTTTGAGTTCAACGATGACGAGTGGCACCTGGTCCGGGCTGAAATCAACGTAAAGCAGGCCCGGCTCCGCGTGGATCACCGGCCTTGGGTGGTGCGGCCGATGCCCCTGCAGACCTACATCTGGCTGGAGTACGACCAGCCCCTCTATGTTG GATCTGCGGAGCTTAAGAGGCGGCCCTTCGTGGGTTGCTTGAGGGCTATGCGTCTGAACGGAGTGACTCTGAACCTGGAGGGCCGTGCCAATGCCTCTGAGGGAACCTCACCCAACTGCACGGGCCACTGCGCCCACCCCCGGTTCCCCTGTTTCCATGGAGGCCGCTGCGTGGAGCGCTACAGCTACTACACCTGTGACTGTGACCTCACGGCTTTTGACGGGCCATATTGCAACCACG ACATTGGCGGTTTCTTTGAGCCGGGCACCTGGATGCGCTATAACCTCCAGTCAGCGCTGCGCTCTGCAGCCCGCGAGTTCTCCCACATGCTGAGCCGGCCAGTGCCGGGCTACGAGCCCGGCTACGTCCCCGGCTACGACACTCCCGGCTACGCGCCCGGCTACCATGGCCCTGGGTACCGCCTGCCTGACTACCCGCGGCCTGGCCGGCCGGTGCCGGGCTACCGTGGACCCGTCTATAATGTCACTGGAGAGGAGGTGTCTTTCAGCTTCAGCACCCACTCCGCCCCCGCCGTCCTGCTCTACGTCAGCTCCTTTGTGCGTGACTACATGGCTGTGCTCATCAAGGAAGACG GGACCCTGCAGCTGCGCTATCAGCTGGGCACCAGTCCCTACGTGTACCAACTAACCACCCGCCCCGTGACTGACGGCCAGCCCCACAGCGTCAACCTCACCCGGGTCTACCGCAACCTCTTCATCCAG GTGGACTACTTCCCCCTGACAGAGCAGAAGTTCTCACTGTTGGTGGACAGCCAGCTGGACTCACCCAAGGCCTTGTATCTGGGGCGCGTCATGG AGACGGGAGTGATTGACCCGGAGATCCAGCGCTACAACACGCCAGGTTTCTCGGGCTGCCTGTCTGGTGTCCGATTCAACAATGTGGCCCCCCTCAAGAGCCACTTCCGAACGCCTCGACCCATGACCTCGGAGCTGGCTGAGGCCCTTCGCGTTCAGGGAGAACTGTCTGAGTCTAACTGCGGGGCCATGCCACGTCTCGTCTCAGAGGTGCCACCTGAGCTGGACCCCTGGTATCTGCCCCCAG acTTCCCGTACTACCACGATGACGGATGGGTTGCCGTACTTTTGGGCT